In Anaerolineales bacterium, the DNA window GGCATAGTCCCAGCTCCAGGCGTTGGCGGAATCGAGGCCGAGGTTCTTGGCGGTCGACAGGGCCGTGCGGATCTCGTCCGGCGTCGGTCGCCAGCCCCCTGCGGAGTACGTCGGGAACGTCGGGACGACAGGCCGGGCGTTCGGCAGACTCATGTACTGATCGAGGGAGACCCGCAGCTGCACCTCAGGATCATGGGATTGCTCGAAGTACACCTGCGGCATCGCATAGTCGCACACCGCCAGGAATTCGGCATACGGCAATTCGTAGTGCACCCGCGGGTAGCGGTAGGAACTTAGGGCGATGGGCATGTCACCCAGCAGCCGCCGCAATTCCTGGGCATAGCGCTGAGCTGCAACCTTCTTGCCGGAACGCTTGTATTCTCGTTCGGCGTCGATCACGTATCCGTCGACCCCAAGGCTGCGGGCCCGGTTCGCCCCCAGCCGGGCTTCCCCCAGCGGGTTCTCGCCGCGCACATAGTGCCAACCCCAGACCTGGATGCCCGCCGACTTGAGGGCCGTCAGCACAGGAGGCACCAAGTCCACCCCCCGCGCCCGGTCGATG includes these proteins:
- a CDS encoding nuclear transport factor 2 family protein, coding for MKLRGKGFFIWQLQNCEGGSAKAIAAKAQQAGLTHVLIKIADGADWPYNIDRARGVDLVPPVLTALKSAGIQVWGWHYVRGENPLGEARLGANRARSLGVDGYVIDAEREYKRSGKKVAAQRYAQELRRLLGDMPIALSSYRYPRVHYELPYAEFLAVCDYAMPQVYFEQSHDPEVQLRVSLDQYMSLPNARPVVPTFPTYSAGGWRPTPDEIRTALSTAKNLGLDSANAWSWDYASRSAYQDLWQAVAGFAWDPPPEPPPDVPEELIQRLNKRKISSITDLYHEGAAHVTGDRTVVGHSALKAWYRYLLEEALPDAKFELTGKTGAGTFRQFTWFAKTTAGRVVVGSDTLGILDGKIQYHYTHYGTPG